The window GGGAAGTCCGGGGAATCGCCCAGGCGGACGTACGGATCCGGGAGGCCGCCCGGATGGGGTTCAAGCGGTGCATCCTGCCGAAGACCCGGGAGACCCGAAAGCGTCCCCGGGGGGACCTGGAAGTCCACCCCGTCGGCCACCTCCGGGAACTCTTCGAGCATCTCTTCTGAATTACAGGGCCAGAAAGAACTCAGTCGGGCGGGCCGAACCGGTTCGGACGGCTGCTGCGGTGACCGCTTTCGCAACCTCCTCCTGGACCTTGCGGTTGAAAACGCCGGGAATGATGTGATCTTCACTCAGCTCCCGCGGGGCGACGGAACCGGCAATGGCATCCGCTGCCGCCAGGAGCATCTCCCGGCTGATGGAACGGGCCCGGGAGTCGAGGACTCCCCGGAAGAGCCCGGGGAAGCAGAGGACGTTGTTGACTTGGTTCGGATAGTCCGACCGGCCGGTGGCGATGATCCGGGCAAATTTGTGGATCGCCTCCGGCGCGATCTCCGGAACCGGATTGGCCAGAACGAAGACGACCGGGTCGGGTCCCATCCTCTTCATCGCCGACGGCGGGAGAATGTTTCCCTGGGAAACGCCGATGAATACGTCGGCCCCTTCCAGCACGTGCCTCAGGCTTCCTTTCCGCTGCTCCGGGTTGGTGAGGGAGGCGATCTCCTCCTTCACCGGGTTCATGTTTTCCTTCCGGCCCCGGTACAGGGCGCCGGCGCGGTCGCAGCCGACGATATTCTTTGCCCCGGCCGCCAGGAGCAGCCTTGTGGTGGCGATGCCTGCGGCGCCGAGGCCGTTGACGACGATCCGGATGTTCGCCAGGCGCTTCCCGACGATCTTCAGGGCGTTGGTGAGGCCCGCCAGGATGACCACCGCCGTGCCGTGCTGGTCGTCGTGAAAGACGGGGATGTCCAGTTCCGCCTTCAGGCGATCCTCGATCTCGAAGCAGCGGGGTGCCGAGATGTCCTCCAGGTTCACACCTCCGAATCCCGGGGCGATCCATTTCACAGCCTGGACGATTTCCTCCGGATCCTTCGTGTCCAGGCAGATCGGGAAAGCATTCACCCCCCCGAACTCCTTGAAGAGCAAAGCCTTCCCCTCCATTACCGGCAGGGCTGCCCGGGGACCGATATCGCCGAGGCCGAGCACCGCGGTCCCATCGGTCACGATGGCCACCATGTTTTTCTTCATCGTCAGGTCAAAGACCCGGTCGGGCTCCTCGTGGATGGCCATCGACACGCGGGCTACCCCGGGCGTGTAGGCCATGCTCAGATCGGCTCTCGTTTTCAGGGGCAGTCTGCCCTTGATTTCGATTTTTCCCCCCGCGTGGAGCATGAACGTCCGGTCCGTCACATGCAGAAGGCGGATCTCGCGGACTTTCCGGACAGCCGTCGTAACCCGGTCCAGCATATCACTGTCCGCGGCGTTCACGACAATGTCCCGGATCATCGCGTCGTCGCGGAATCCGGCGATGTCCACCGAGCCGATGTTCCCTCCGGCCCTGCCGATGGCCGAAAGGACGCGGGCCAGCATGCCGGGACGGTTCGGGATCTCCAGGCGGAGGAGAATGCTGTAGCTGGGGCTGGTTGTCCGGATCATGGTTCACCTCCGAGGGGGGCGGATCGCCCGGGAAGAGGAGGCTGCCTGGGAGCGGCGGACCGTTTATCCGCCGCTCCCAGGCCGTGGTATGGAAGGTTCTGTCGGGGACCTCCGCAGATCCGGCCGAATCAACGGGGGTTTGAAATGCTCACCGGTTTTCAGTGCTTGAAATGCCGCCGGCCGGTGAAGATCATGGCCATGCCGTGCTCGTCCGCCGCCTGGATGGCCTCCTCGTCCCGTATGGAGCCTCCCGGCTGGACGATGGCGGTGACGCCCGCCTCCTCCGCCAGGTCCACGCCGTCGCGGAACGGGAAGAAGGCGTCCGAGCCGAGGACCGTTCCCTGGGTCGGCAGGTTGGCCTTCATCCGGGCGATCTTGACGGAGTCCACCCGGCTCATCTGGCCGGCGCCGACTCCTACAAGCTGGTCCTTCGTCGCAAGAACGATGGCGTTGGACTTGACGTGCTTCACCACGCGCCAGGCAAAGTCCAGGGCCTGGTACTCCTCCTCCGTGGGGGCGCGCTTCGTGACGACCTTTGCCTGCCGGAGGTCGAAGGCGTCGGTGTCCCTCTCCTGCAGGAGCAGTCCCCCAACGACCCGCCGGAAATCGAAGCCGGGAGAGCCTGCCCCGGCGGAGGCGGGGATCTCCAGAAGACGGACATTCTTCTTGGGCTGGAGGATCTCCAGGGCCTTGGGGTCGAACCCCGGGGCGATGATCACTTCCAGGAAGATCTTCGCCAGCTCCTCTGCAGTCTTCGGGTCCACCGGGCGGTTCAGGGCCACGATGCCCCCGTAGGCCGAGGCGGGATCCGTTTTCAGGGCTTTGAGGTAGGCCTCCACGAGGTCCCCCCCGGACGTGGCGGCGCCGCAGGGATTGGCGTGCTTGATGACGATGGCCGCCGGCCGGTCGAAATCGGAGACCATCTGCCAGGCCGCGTCGGCGTCCATGATGTTGTTGTAGGAAAGCTCCTTTCCCTGGATCTGACGGGAAGTAGCCACGGCGGGAAACGCTGCGGCCGGCTCCCGGTAGAAGGCCGCCTTCTGGTGGGGGTTCTCGCCGTACCGGAGCCCCTGGGCCAGCTGGAACTGGACCGTGTAGGTGTCGGGGAACTCTTTCGGCTCGCCTTCCGGCAGGACCCGGCCGAGATAGTTCGAGATCGCGGCGTCGTACCGGGCCGTGAGCTGGAAGGTCTTCGTGGCCAGCCGGTAGTTCGTCGCCTCGCATACCTTCCCGCCGGATTCCTTCATTTCCCTGAGGATCAGGGCATAATCCGCAGGGTCCGTGACAACGGTAACGAATCGCCAGTTCTTGGCCGCCGCCCGGAGCATCGTCGGACCGCCGATGTCGATGTTCTCGACGGCCTCCTCGAGGGTGCAGCCGGGCTTGGCTACGGTGTCCTCGAAGCGGTACAGGTTGATGACGACCATGTCGATCAGCTCGATCCCATGCTCCCGGGTTGCCGCCATGTGTTCGGGGTTGTCCCGGAGGGCCAGGAGGCCGCCGTGGATTTTGGGATGAAGGGTCTTGAGCCGCCCGTCCATCATTTCCGGGAAGCCGGTGTAGTCGGAGACGTCCACGACGGCCACTCCGCTTTTGCGGAGCTGGGCGGCGGTGCCGCCGGTGGACAGAATTTCCACGCCCGAGGCGGCGAGGCCCTGTGCGAATTCCACGATGCCGCCCTTGTCGGTCACACTGATAAGGGCTCTTCTGATCACGTTGGCTGTCATGCGGATTCTCCTGAATTGCTTTTCTGCAGGGATGAAGGGGACTACCGCCCCCGGATCTGTTTCATGTGAGCGACGCGGCGGCTGATGAGGGCCGCCGTGCCGATGTCGGGCCTGTGATCCACGGGGCCCTTGACGGCATTCGCGGCGCACTCCGCCACCGCCTCCGCTCCGGCCAGCGTCGCGGCGATGCCGACGACTCCGATGGCTCGGGAGGTGCTCATGTAAAGGCCGTCGGGCCGCTGGTCCACGGATGAGTAGTAAAGACGGGCTGCTCCCGGGTTGACGATGGTGATCCTGGCACCAGTGGAGGAGGCGTCGGGGTGGTCCTTCGGGAGGCCGTAGCCTTTCGGTACGATGTACTTGCACACCGTTGCCTTCTGCTCGAAGCAGACGGGGAACCGGTCCAGGGTTCCGTCGATGATGGCCCGGCACAGATCCACGAAGTCCGATTTCATGAGGGGGAGGATGTTCATGGCCTCCGGGTCCCCCAGCCGCGCGTTGTACTCGAGAAGCTTCACGCCGTTTTTCGTGACGATGAAGCCGCCGTACATGATGCCCTTGTACAGGGATCCCGTCTCCTGGAAGATCGCCTCCGCGACTCGCCGGGTGATCGCCAGGCCATCCGCCACGTCCCGTTCCGTCAGGAACGGCAGCAGGTGATCTTCGCAGGAGTAAGACCCCATGCCGCCTGTGTTGGGCCCCCGGTCGTCGACAAAGCGCCGCTTGTGGTCCTGCACGGCCGGTGTTGCGACAACGGTCTTCCCGTCGCAGAAGCACTGCAGGGAAAATTCCTCCCCCTCCAGCTTTTCCTCGACGATCACCGAGGTGTGTTCCTCGAGGATCTGGCGGCAGTAGCCGAGAGCCTCTTCCCGGGTCTGAAAGTGGTCTCCCTGCACCAGGACGCCCTTGCCTCCCGTGAGACCGTCGGGCTTGATGACGATGCCGTCCAGTTCGGACAGGAAAGGCTCCAGACCATCCGGGGACGTGAAGACCCGGTACCGGGGATTTCCGGGAATGCCGTGCTTTTCCACCAGATCCCGGGTAAAGGACTTGGAGGTCTCCAGCCTTGCCAGGTCTTTCGTCGGTCCCACGGCCGCAATGCCCGCCTCCCGCAGGGCGTCCACGACCCCTTCGTTGAGTGGATCCTCCGGCCCGACGAGGGCGAAATCGACCTTGTGCGCCCGGGCAAAGGTAGTGATGGATTTCAGATCGCTGTAGCTTCCGAGGAGGACGTCCTGCGAGAGGGAGGCGATACCGGGGTTGTTGGCTTTCATGCAGGCAT of the Syntrophaceae bacterium genome contains:
- a CDS encoding NAD-dependent malic enzyme, translating into MIRTTSPSYSILLRLEIPNRPGMLARVLSAIGRAGGNIGSVDIAGFRDDAMIRDIVVNAADSDMLDRVTTAVRKVREIRLLHVTDRTFMLHAGGKIEIKGRLPLKTRADLSMAYTPGVARVSMAIHEEPDRVFDLTMKKNMVAIVTDGTAVLGLGDIGPRAALPVMEGKALLFKEFGGVNAFPICLDTKDPEEIVQAVKWIAPGFGGVNLEDISAPRCFEIEDRLKAELDIPVFHDDQHGTAVVILAGLTNALKIVGKRLANIRIVVNGLGAAGIATTRLLLAAGAKNIVGCDRAGALYRGRKENMNPVKEEIASLTNPEQRKGSLRHVLEGADVFIGVSQGNILPPSAMKRMGPDPVVFVLANPVPEIAPEAIHKFARIIATGRSDYPNQVNNVLCFPGLFRGVLDSRARSISREMLLAAADAIAGSVAPRELSEDHIIPGVFNRKVQEEVAKAVTAAAVRTGSARPTEFFLAL
- the purD gene encoding phosphoribosylamine--glycine ligase codes for the protein MSSVLLIGNGAREHAMAETLVRSANNPRLYACMKANNPGIASLSQDVLLGSYSDLKSITTFARAHKVDFALVGPEDPLNEGVVDALREAGIAAVGPTKDLARLETSKSFTRDLVEKHGIPGNPRYRVFTSPDGLEPFLSELDGIVIKPDGLTGGKGVLVQGDHFQTREEALGYCRQILEEHTSVIVEEKLEGEEFSLQCFCDGKTVVATPAVQDHKRRFVDDRGPNTGGMGSYSCEDHLLPFLTERDVADGLAITRRVAEAIFQETGSLYKGIMYGGFIVTKNGVKLLEYNARLGDPEAMNILPLMKSDFVDLCRAIIDGTLDRFPVCFEQKATVCKYIVPKGYGLPKDHPDASSTGARITIVNPGAARLYYSSVDQRPDGLYMSTSRAIGVVGIAATLAGAEAVAECAANAVKGPVDHRPDIGTAALISRRVAHMKQIRGR
- the purH gene encoding bifunctional phosphoribosylaminoimidazolecarboxamide formyltransferase/IMP cyclohydrolase, with translation MIRRALISVTDKGGIVEFAQGLAASGVEILSTGGTAAQLRKSGVAVVDVSDYTGFPEMMDGRLKTLHPKIHGGLLALRDNPEHMAATREHGIELIDMVVINLYRFEDTVAKPGCTLEEAVENIDIGGPTMLRAAAKNWRFVTVVTDPADYALILREMKESGGKVCEATNYRLATKTFQLTARYDAAISNYLGRVLPEGEPKEFPDTYTVQFQLAQGLRYGENPHQKAAFYREPAAAFPAVATSRQIQGKELSYNNIMDADAAWQMVSDFDRPAAIVIKHANPCGAATSGGDLVEAYLKALKTDPASAYGGIVALNRPVDPKTAEELAKIFLEVIIAPGFDPKALEILQPKKNVRLLEIPASAGAGSPGFDFRRVVGGLLLQERDTDAFDLRQAKVVTKRAPTEEEYQALDFAWRVVKHVKSNAIVLATKDQLVGVGAGQMSRVDSVKIARMKANLPTQGTVLGSDAFFPFRDGVDLAEEAGVTAIVQPGGSIRDEEAIQAADEHGMAMIFTGRRHFKH